GACCGCGGTGCCCCAGTCGTCGGAGATGCCCATGATCTTACGGTAGGCCTTGGCTTTGGCGGAGTCCCAGGAGCCGAAAACCCGCTTGATGGTCAGATGGAGCTGCTCCATGGGGTCCTCCAGCACGGCAATGCCCGCATCCTGGATGTTTTTCTTGTATGCCAGTGCCAGGGCCTTCATCTGCTCGCCGCTGAACTCGCGCTTGTGGGAAAACCCCCAGCGCTCCTTGAAGGCCTTCATGATGGCGTCGAAATCGTCGCGCACAAGGTCGAAGGCCATCCCGTAGCACTGCAGAAAGCGGCGGTAGTTGTCCCATGCAAACCAGGTGTTGCCGGTCTTGGCGGCTATCCCGGCGGCGATCTCCTCGTTCATGCCGACGTTGAGGAAGGTGTCCATCATGCCGGGCTGGGAGATCGAGGAGCCGCTGCGGACGGAAAAGAGCAGTGGTTTGGCCGGGTCCCCGAAACGCTTGCCGGTTTCCCTTTCCAGGGCGGCGATGTGGCGGGCCACCTGATCGCGGAAATTTTCCTCGGCCGGTCGAAAGCTGTAGACGATCTCCAGACCCCGGAATACCTCGGTGGTGATGATGAAGCCCGGCGGCACGGGCAGCCCGAAATTCTTCAACCGCACCATGTTGAGGCCCTTGTTGCCCAGGTGGATGATACCGGCGGCGCGCGGGTTGCTATCGTTGAGGGCGGCCATGGCGCGCTGCGGGTCGTAGTTGAGCAGCAGGTGGAGCTTCTCCTTGGGCAGAATGTCGGCCTGGTAAAAGAGGGTGTTGAGGATCCGGCTCAAAAAAAGATCCAGCTGTTGAAGCCCCAAGGCCTGGGCGATTTTTTCGCGGAAAAAGACCTCCGAGACCCGGTGCTTGAGCCGCTCGGCGTCAGGCAGCGGGCCCACGGGCAGATAGGCCGGCAGAATCTGATCCGGCGAGAGCTGCCCCAGGATCTTGGTCAGGTTGCGTTCATGCACGTTGTTGAAATAATCGTTGATGATGTTCTTGACGGCCTGGGCGAAGCCCTTGAAGATGTCGAGGTACTGGGTGAAGGTAAACCCCTTAATTTCCAGCGAATGGGCCAGAAAATCGAGCTGCCGCTCAAGCTCCAGGGAGGAGATGCCCTCCAGTTTAAGGGCCTGATTGAAAAGCAGCAGGCGGTCGTAGACCTGGTAGAAGGTCGCCTTGGTGATCAGGCTGATGTCGATGGAGGCCACCAACTCCTCGAAGAGCACGTTCACCAGTGACTCGATCCGGAAGGTCAGCCCAAGGGCGTCGAACTTGAGTTCGTGATAGCTGCCGTACATGGAGGGGATGTCCACGGTGAAATGCCGCTTCTTGTAGATATCCTCCTTGATTTCGAACTCCTGCTCCGAGAGGATCAGGGCCTTCAGCTTCTCCAGAAAGTTGAGCAGCAGGGCCAGCTTGCGCTTGCCGGCGGGCTCGGCCAGGGCCGTTTTAAGCTCGCTGAGGTCCGGGAACCCCTCGGTCCGCAGCTGGTCCAGGTAGTGATCGATCTCGCGGAAATCCAGCCGGTATTTCTGGTGCAGCAGCTTGTAGAAAATCGCGGCCAGACCGACCCGCTCGACATCCCGGGACAGCGCCCCGTCCACTTCGGCGAGCAGCCGCTGCAGGTCCTCCTCGGAGAGGGCCAGCAGTCCTGCGGGCAGTTCCACCGCCTGGCCCTTGAGATGCTGGACCACCCGGTGCATGCCGTCCACCCAGGGCCCCTGGGGGGCGATCTGCTCGAAGATGCTGGGCGGCAGATAGGCCTCCAAGGCGCTTTTATCAAGGGTTTCCCAAAACTTGAGGGTTGCCTCCATGAAACCGATGATGCGGTTGCTGCTCTCCACATGGCTTTGCTTGCGCAAAAAATGCACCAGCACATCCCGCCGGCCCGTGAGCTCGTCCAGCCGCGTGGAAATATCGCGCAGCCGGCCCTCGGCTCCGATATCGTTGAAGTAGGCCGGAAAAAGGCGCGCCAGCTGTTTGGCCAGATTGTAGACCGGTCCAATGCCGCTGTTGAGAAAACGGGTGATCTCGCGGGGAAAGAGGTCGGTATCCTTGATGAAGACCCCCCCCAGGGAGAGATGGATGATCAGCGCCGACAGCAGCCGGGTGGACCACTTGGGGTGGAGTTCGATCAGTTCCAGCCAGGTACGAATATTCTGCAGATGGGCGCTGTTGGCCTTGATCTGCCAGTCGTTACCGACCCCGGCGATCCCCGGGGTCTGAAACCCGAGATCGATCAGGGCATCGATAAAGACGTTGACCAGGTCGCTTTCCTCGGTCTTGGAAATCCCCTTGCCCATGTTGAGCACGCAGTTGAGGGCGGTACCGGGAAATTTGCTGGTGCGGGTTTTCAGGATCGTAAAGGTTTTTTGAATCAGGATGCTGAGATTGCGGTAGCGTTCGTGGGCGATGAGCCATGAAATGGTGCGGTTGATTTCGCGCAAGGTCTCCTCGTGGATCATGGCGAGACCCGACATGTTCATGATATGAAACAAAAACAAAAGTTTACAGTGGCTGCAGCGACCATCCGGGGCGCCGGCCCCCAGCAACTTCTGGGGGACTTCACGGTAGACTTTGACAAAGGTTTCATAGGCCGGCAGGTTCAGCAGGCGATCGAGGACCGTGCCGGATTCGGCTGCGGGGTCGGCGAGGATCTGGGCCAGCTCTTCTTCCAGTTCCTTCAGTCGGTTGTGCGAAATCTCGCTGAAAATATCGGCCAGAATGGCGTGGTCCTTGATCTCGTCGGTTTCGTTGGCAAACCACTGCTGGGGGTCGTCCGCCTTGAGGAAATAGGAGAAGGTGTAGCGGTAGTAGTGGGCCAGGAGCCGGTTCAGGTCGCCGCAGTCCGCCTCCGGGGCGCCGTCTGCGGCGCGAAAGGCCCGCGCGATTTTGGGCAGCTGGTAATAGCTCATGGCGACCAGGGCGAAGTCCTCCTCGGGCAGCGCCGTCAGTCGCCGGCAGGCATCCGAGATGACCGGCAGGAATTTCCCGAGCCCGGCCCCGGCGTCGGTGACGATCTTGTGAAGAAAGAGCAGCAGGTTGTCGACCGCGTCGGTTTTGACTTCCCGATCGCGGCTGGCGCGAACCGCTTCCAGGAAAATCTCGACGTACAGCCGGGCGGCCGCTTCCCCCTGGTCATGGCGGTTTATCAGGTGAAAATAGTCCAGCGTGTAGACCCGGGCCTCGCTGACGATGAACTGCCAGTTCTTGTAAGGGTGGGAGAGTTCCTTCAAGAAGGTGTTGACCCCGTCCATCAGGCCGAAGTATTTGGACATGACGGCTTGCAGCGGAGCGTAACGCGGGTCGATCTCGACCTCCACGTGATAGCTGGCCAGGTTGACTTCCAGGGCTTGGGATTGAATTTTCATGAGCCTGTCTTTTTCAGGTGGCGGATATTTCAGCGGGCGGCGAGGCCCCGTGATGGGGGGTCTTTCAGCGCGACAGCGCCATCATCCGGTAGACCACCATCCCGGCCAACCAGGCGATGTCCTCGGGCGACAACCGCCCTTGGATCCCCGGGTTGAAGAGGATATTGGCCTCGGCCCCGAACTCCTCGTCCCCTTCCCAGAGAATGAACTGAACGGCCACCCGGGGAAAGACCCGCAGCTCAAAGCCCGCGTCCCCGGCCCCTATGGCCTGCCCCCCCAGGGCCGCCGCGGCCTTGCGAAAGGCCACGGCATTGGCGCCGAAAACTTTCTTGAGGGGCTCGATCGCCCGTTTGACGAAGGCGCTGAAATAAAAGGAGGCCCCCGGAATCTCGCGGTAGGCCACCCAGTCCTGGGAGGGCAGACCGGCTTCGGCACCCAGGAGGTAGTGCAGAATCAACACCTGTTCCTGGAGCGGCACTTCGGCCGCCGGGTCCGCTGCGTCAGTGAAGTGAAAGGACGGGTAGTCCACCCGGTAGCGCCGGGTGAGAAAAGGGACCGCAAGCCCGTCATCGGCTTCCGCAAAGCCCGACCGCCGGCTGATGGCCGCCAGGGATTCACGCGCCAGGGCTTCGGCCGCAAGGTCCCGCGCCTGCTGATAGTCGTCGATACGTGCCATGTTCTCTCCCCATGGGCTGAGGCGCGGGCGGTTTCAAAACCGGGCCCGACGCACTGCGGAGGCTTTTTTGAGGGCCGCCGAAATTGAAAAAGCCCCGCCCGCAAACGGGAGAGGCTTTTGGAGGGTCTCCGGCCGGGGTTACACTTCGAGCCAGGAGTCGGAGAAGAGGGTTTCCCCGAGAATGACCTTGCAGGACTTGACGTAGTTGCGGATTTCCTCGGACACGCTGTTGAGATCCGGGGCATTGCCGTCCATGGTGGCCTGGATGGCTTCGAAAATATCCGGCCGCTTGCCGTGGGCCAGGGCCATGGTGATGTCGTCCTTGCAATCGGCGATAAAGGACTGCATGCCGTGGATATTGAGCATGACCGTAAAGGTGACGTTCATCACGTGCCGCAGATGATCCGGAATGCCGCTGGAGATGTTGGAGACCCCGCAGGTGCTCATGGCCCCGGGCATGATCTCCTGCAGCATGTCCATGAAGTTCATCAGGCTGATGGCCTGGGGCTGCTGGATGTTGACGGGGGTCACGAGGCCGTCCACCCACATCTGATCGTTGGGGATGCCGGCCTCGTTGGCGACCGTCATCAGTTCCACCAGCAGGGCGGCGCGCTCGTTTTCGTCCCGCGGCAGGCCTTCGGGGCCCCACATCAGGGCGCAGAAATCGGCGTTGTACTTCGCCGCTATGGGCACCATGCGCTCGTAGCGCGCCTGCCGGACCATGATGGAGTTGATCATCTTGGGCATCTTGCACTTGGGCAGGGCGGCCTCGATGGCGTCGATGTTGGACGTGTCGAGCACCAGGGGAACATCGTCGACCACCTCCTGGACCACTTCCACGACCCACGGCATCAACTCATGACCGTCTTTCTTGGCCGGACCGAGGTTGATGTCGATCATATCAACACCCTTGGATTTCTGGAAAAGGGCTTCCTCCTGGATGGGCTTGGGGTCGCGCTCCTTGAAGGCCTTGCCGATTTTGGTCCCGATAACGTTCAAGCTCTCGCCGATGACCCAGAACTCGCCGACATCCTTTTTGGGCCGCAGTACTTCGATCAGTTTATCCGCCATACAAATTTCCTCCTACCTCGTTGTAGAGTTATACCGCTTGACAGCGCACTGAAAAACCGCTTGGCGTGCAGTGCTGTCCGACCTTGCGGGGCCTTGCGGCCCCGCAGACGACGGGCATCAAACCTTCTGCTTCAGAAACGCCGACAGATGGGCCGCTTCCCGCGGGCCGACGGTGATCGTCCAGCCGGGCAGCTCTTCCTCGACGTCACCGGCAATCGCCGCGGCATAGCCCGGGATGATCAGTTCGGTGTGCTTGACCTTGTCCATGATGCCGCATTTTTTGACGAACATGCCGACTTCGTCTCCGTTGAACTTGCCGGCCGCCCAGGCGGTCATGACCGAAAGCCCCTCGGAGTCCTTGATCAACAGCCAAGCCGGGACCTTGCTGGCTTCCACTTCGCCGGAAACGATAAAATAGGTCAGGGCGAAGTTGGTGGTCACCAACACGGGCGAATTTTCATCGGGGTTGTTGATGGGGTAGATGTCTTCGGTGACCGTCATGGGGCGCTGGGGGTCGGTGAAGATGTTGAGCCGCTCCAGCAGCAGCGGGAAGAGGTTTTCACCGGTGAAATCCGAGAGGATCACGATGCTGCCGTACTTGGCGATGAACATGCTGGCGATCAGGGTTTCCATGTCCAGGTTGCCGGCCATTTCGCAGGGGAAGGCGATCGTCGGGAAGCCCACGGCACGGTTGCCGTTTTTAAGCGCCGCGCGCCGGATGGCCACCTGGTCTTCCAGGGCGGCCTTGATTTCACGTGACCCGGGGTCCAGCACGATGGTCTTGATGCCCATCCCCACGAGCTTCTCGGTGAGCGGCGGCAGGCCCTCCACCGAATCGGCCTTTACCGCCAGGGGCAGACCGTTTTCCTTGGCCAGCGCACTGTAGGCATCGATATTGGCGGCGGTGGCGGCATACATCAGCGGCTGTTTGAAGCCGGCGGCCTCGATGCCAGCCTTCATGACCTCGACGTCGTCGGTCATCAGCACCAGGTTGAACTCGGAGGTCTCGGCAATCGTCTTGGCGGCCGCACCGAAGGCCGCTTTGTCGCCGTTGACGTCCTTGAGGGCGACCAGCTCCGGCCGCAGGTTGAGCCCCACCCGCTCGTACTGCAGCGCGTTCCACGCCTTGAGCTTGGTCTTCAGGGCGTCGGCGACGATATCCGAGGGCACCAGGGCCCCCAGGGCGGTGGGGTTGAAAAATGTTTTTTCGTGGCGGTACATGACGGTTTCGCCGCCCACCTGAAACTTCCGGACCCCCTTGCCGATGGCGACCGGCAGAATCGGCGGGGCCGAGGCCTCCGCCAGCTTCTCACGGGCCTCGTCGGATACGTAGGGGCAATCGTCCAGGCTGGCCTTGCCCGATGCCAGGTTCATGGCGAAGGCAAGGCAGGTGGGCACCCCGCACTCCTTGCAGTTGGTTTTGGGCAGAAGTTTGAAAATCTGAATACCGGTTAATGCCATATTGGGTTCTCCTTTTAGGATTTAAATTGCGCACCGCGTTTCAGGTTTGCCCGCCTCCCCCCGGATTGTAGGGCGGGCGCACGCGCCCGCCCTGTTCCAACCGGTCGGACAGATTAACCGACAATGGGCTCCATGGTGAGGGCCGGATGGCCTTTTTCCTGGAGGAAGGACATGATCTCCTCCTCCGTGGTGCCCACGGTCTCGTCGGCGATCATGTCGTAGAGGTTCTCACAGCCCATCTCCTTGCCGCGGGCGATGATGCGGTCCTTGATCTCCTCCTTGAGCATCTTGGGCATCCAGACCATGCGCAGCAGCCCGCCGTCGCCGACGATGAACTTGCGCTGGGTGATGTTGTACTTGGAGTGCCCCACAAACCCCGGCGATGAAGCCCCGCCGCCCATGACGCCGGCCAGGGTGGTGAACTTCATGCCGCAGGGGGTCTCGCCGGCGTACTCGCGGTTGACCGTCATGACCCCGTTACAGCCCGGCAGCAGCGCCGCGATGCACTCGCAGCAGCCGCAGGTGGTCATGGGGTCGACCACCATCGAGTAGAAGTTGTAGTGGGTGATGGCGCCGCGGGAGGCCTTGGTAACGAACTCGTTGACCCCTTTCCACTGACCCAGCTTGGGATCCAGGCATTCGCCCTTTTCGATGGGCTGGTTGGGACCGGTGGGGTTGATCTCATAAGAGGCCTTGCAGTCCATCCAGTTGTAGGCGCCGCAGAGGCCGGTGCGCTCGGGGCTGACGGTACAGACGTGGGTGGGTGCGAAGGACTGGCACAGGGTGCAGGAGTAGAAGGTCTCCTCGCTTTCGTCGGTCATGGTGTCAACTCGCGCGTCGCGCATCTTATACTCCGCGCGGGCCCTGGCGGTCAGCTTGTCCACATCCTCCTTCTTGGTGTAGAGGGTGACCTGGACCTTGTCGATGATCTTGGTGAAATCCTGGTGGAACTTGGCATGCAGGACGACGCCGATGTCTTTGAAGGTAAAGCCCTTCTCCACCGCCGCCTTGCTCACCCGGATCCAGGCGATATCGCGCTGGCCGATGTGCATCACGTACTGGATGTAGTTCACCAGGTGGTGGATCTGGCGCTCGATGATGGGCTCGAAGTCCGCCTGGAATTCGCGGCCGGCCACCTGCACGTAGATCCCCAGGGGCAAGACATCGCCCTGTTTGAGGTCGGGGATGTCGGGGCCGATCACGGTGACCTTGCCGTCCTCGATCTCGTTCATTTCGGCCATCTTGACCAGTTCGGTGCACTGGGTCTTACCGCCGCCCATCTGGCAGAAGAGATCCGCCCCGCGCACCCGCTCGCCCTCGAAGGCCGGGCCGAAGGCGCACGGGATGTCGATCTTGGTCACCTGGACCTTGAGGCCGCGCACTTCGATGGAGCGCTGGGCCATCTCCTCGTGCTTGACGTTGGCCACGACGTGCTCGTAGGTGCAGATACCGGTGGGCAGAATTTCGGGGATGTCGGTGTCGGCCAGGGTCGGAAAACCCCAGTTGACGCAGCCGGCGGCCGCCGCGGCCCACTCGGCGTTGACGTCGCCCAGGGCGTTGACGAAGGCGAAGATGCGGTTTTTGTTGTAGAGCAGGATCTTGCGGTAATCGCCGGGCTGCACCCCGCCGAAGGCCATGGCCGCGCGGTTGGCGAAGCCGAGGGCGAAGATCGCCGAGGAGATGTCCGGCCCGAAGGGCACGATGCGGGTGTTCCAGCCGATCTGGACCCCGGCCTCGAGCAGCTGCTGGCTGACGGTGGTCCCGTTCTGGTTGGCGGCGCAGAAAATGTAGAGGGATTTCTGCTGGTATTCCTCCACGATCAGCTTGGCAGTTTCGGGATCCGGGGCCGCGCCGACGATGGCGGCGAAACCCGGGGCCGAACCATCGACGAATTCCACCCCGCGCTTGCGGAAAACGGTGTCGTCGGCGGCGCCCAGCCAGATCTTGCCGGCCTCCTCGTCGATCTCCTCGGAGTGCAGGTAGAAATCCGGGTCCTCCAGGTAGCGGATCGCCTCCTGGATTTCAAAGGCGAACAGGGCGGCCATGCCGGCGTCCAGCAGGGGCCCGAGGTACGGCAGGTGGTGCTTGCCCTTGAGGTGCGGCGGCAGGAGCTTGCGGGCGATCTCCAGCGGCTTTTGCATGTCCTCGAGGGTTTCCACCTTGTGGCCGGTCAGAGAGTAGATGACCGGCAGGAAGTAGGCGGTGTTGGGGAAGCCGACCTTGGTGGCGGCCTCGTGTTTTTCCAATGTGGTCTTGAGTAGACCTTCGACCTTGGAGACGATGTTGTAGCCACCCTGGATGGCCGCAAATGCTACGAGTTTAGACATACCTTCCTCCTTCGTTGAGGATTTAAAATGAATTTATGTTAAGCCACATCCAATTTCTGGCGGTCGGCCATGTCCATCAGGACCCGTTCGCGGGCCTTGTCGATGCCCAGCGCCTTGCGCTTCTTGTCGATGTGGGCGATCATTTTGCGCGCATGCAGGATCGGGTCGACTTCCAGGTCCCACATGCCGCCGTACATCTTCTCGAATTCCTCGAAGAGATACTTCTGGAACTTGGGCGCCCCGGTCACCGGCAGGGTCACGCCGAAGACCGTGTAGACGCCGGAGGCGACGAAATAGTGCCCGATGCTGATGGCCTTCTCGCTCATCCACTCGGGGGCGCTGCCGGCCGCCGGCAGGTCACTGATGTCGTTGCCCAGCCCGCCAGCCTTGACCACCTCGGCGGCCGCCAGCAGGATGCGGCTGTTGTCCACACAGGAGCCCATGTGCAGGACCGGCGGGATGCCGACGGTCTCACAGACCTCCGCCAGCCCGGGGCCGCAGAAGACGCCGGCGGTTTCCGGGGTCAGCAGCCCTTCCATGGCGCAGGCGATGCCGTTGCAGCCGGTGGTCAGGACGATGACGTCGTTTTTGATGAGCTCCTTGACCACCTCGATGTGGCCCTCGTTGTGGCGGGTGCGGGCGTTGTTGCAACCGACGACGCCGGCAATGCCCCGGATGCGGCCGTTGATGATGTTGTCGTTGAGGGTGAAGTAGGAGCCGCGGAAGGTGCCGCCCAGGTGATACTGGATCGATTCGACGCCAAAGCCGGCGATCTGGGTGGCCTTGTGTTTGGGGATCATCACGTCGGCGCCGCGGTTTTGGAAGTTGTCGATGGCGATCTTGATGATCTTTTTGGCGTCCTCCATGGCGTAGTGCTCATCGAATTCGATGTGCATCACGTTGTCCTGCTCCATGCGGGCGATGGGATGCGTGGTGATCACCTTGGTGTGGAAGCACTTGGCCACGTTGGCGATGTTCTGGAAGATGCACTGGATGTCCACCACCATGGCATCCACCGCGCCGGTGATGATGGCCAGTTCCTGCTGCAGAAAGGTGCCGCAGAGCGGCACGCCGTGGCGCTGCAACACCTCGTTGGCGGTACAGCAGATCCCGCTCAACTGGAGCCCCTTGGCGCCCTTGGACTTGGCGTAGTCTTGAATTTCCTGGGTCTGGGCGGCGGCCACGATCATCTCCGAGAGCACCGGCTCGTGCCCATGGATGACGAGGTTGACGTGGTCCTCTTTCAGCACGCCCAGGTTGGCCTCGGACTGCAGGGGGTAGGGGGTGCCGAAGAGCACGTCCTGGAGGTCGGTGGCCAGCATCGAGCCGCCCCAACCGTCGGCGATGGCGGCCCGGGTGCCCTGCTTCATCAGGTTTTTGTAGTCCTGGTCAACCCCGATGTGGGTGCGGTGCATGATCTCGACGATCTCGCGGTCGATGTTGCGGGGCAGCACGCCGAACTTCTTCCACTTTTCATAGAGCGCCTCGGGGGCGCGTTTGAGGTAGTGCAGCTCGCCCTCGGGCTTGCCCCACTCGCCCATGGCGACATCGGCGACCTCCTTCGCTATTTCGTCGGTGTCGCGGTCAAGCTCCTGGCCGTCCACGGTCACCTTGGTGGCCACCCCCAG
Above is a window of Desulfobacteraceae bacterium DNA encoding:
- the cooS gene encoding anaerobic carbon-monoxide dehydrogenase catalytic subunit; the protein is MAEEVVKAAKELKTAKKDKLADPVGATIDTASQEMIRRAQALGIDTVFDRAAAMKPCNIGTQGICCKNCGMGPCRLPLPKDYDENSDDRKGLCGATPNTIAARNFIRMIAGGAAAHSDHGRCVAEVFKSAAYKETEDYHIKDTNKLLEIAPWLGVATKVTVDGQELDRDTDEIAKEVADVAMGEWGKPEGELHYLKRAPEALYEKWKKFGVLPRNIDREIVEIMHRTHIGVDQDYKNLMKQGTRAAIADGWGGSMLATDLQDVLFGTPYPLQSEANLGVLKEDHVNLVIHGHEPVLSEMIVAAAQTQEIQDYAKSKGAKGLQLSGICCTANEVLQRHGVPLCGTFLQQELAIITGAVDAMVVDIQCIFQNIANVAKCFHTKVITTHPIARMEQDNVMHIEFDEHYAMEDAKKIIKIAIDNFQNRGADVMIPKHKATQIAGFGVESIQYHLGGTFRGSYFTLNDNIINGRIRGIAGVVGCNNARTRHNEGHIEVVKELIKNDVIVLTTGCNGIACAMEGLLTPETAGVFCGPGLAEVCETVGIPPVLHMGSCVDNSRILLAAAEVVKAGGLGNDISDLPAAGSAPEWMSEKAISIGHYFVASGVYTVFGVTLPVTGAPKFQKYLFEEFEKMYGGMWDLEVDPILHARKMIAHIDKKRKALGIDKARERVLMDMADRQKLDVA
- a CDS encoding pyruvate, phosphate dikinase, whose product is MKIQSQALEVNLASYHVEVEIDPRYAPLQAVMSKYFGLMDGVNTFLKELSHPYKNWQFIVSEARVYTLDYFHLINRHDQGEAAARLYVEIFLEAVRASRDREVKTDAVDNLLLFLHKIVTDAGAGLGKFLPVISDACRRLTALPEEDFALVAMSYYQLPKIARAFRAADGAPEADCGDLNRLLAHYYRYTFSYFLKADDPQQWFANETDEIKDHAILADIFSEISHNRLKELEEELAQILADPAAESGTVLDRLLNLPAYETFVKVYREVPQKLLGAGAPDGRCSHCKLLFLFHIMNMSGLAMIHEETLREINRTISWLIAHERYRNLSILIQKTFTILKTRTSKFPGTALNCVLNMGKGISKTEESDLVNVFIDALIDLGFQTPGIAGVGNDWQIKANSAHLQNIRTWLELIELHPKWSTRLLSALIIHLSLGGVFIKDTDLFPREITRFLNSGIGPVYNLAKQLARLFPAYFNDIGAEGRLRDISTRLDELTGRRDVLVHFLRKQSHVESSNRIIGFMEATLKFWETLDKSALEAYLPPSIFEQIAPQGPWVDGMHRVVQHLKGQAVELPAGLLALSEEDLQRLLAEVDGALSRDVERVGLAAIFYKLLHQKYRLDFREIDHYLDQLRTEGFPDLSELKTALAEPAGKRKLALLLNFLEKLKALILSEQEFEIKEDIYKKRHFTVDIPSMYGSYHELKFDALGLTFRIESLVNVLFEELVASIDISLITKATFYQVYDRLLLFNQALKLEGISSLELERQLDFLAHSLEIKGFTFTQYLDIFKGFAQAVKNIINDYFNNVHERNLTKILGQLSPDQILPAYLPVGPLPDAERLKHRVSEVFFREKIAQALGLQQLDLFLSRILNTLFYQADILPKEKLHLLLNYDPQRAMAALNDSNPRAAGIIHLGNKGLNMVRLKNFGLPVPPGFIITTEVFRGLEIVYSFRPAEENFRDQVARHIAALERETGKRFGDPAKPLLFSVRSGSSISQPGMMDTFLNVGMNEEIAAGIAAKTGNTWFAWDNYRRFLQCYGMAFDLVRDDFDAIMKAFKERWGFSHKREFSGEQMKALALAYKKNIQDAGIAVLEDPMEQLHLTIKRVFGSWDSAKAKAYRKIMGISDDWGTAVTVQSMVYGNISPIAGTGVIFTHNPRWYGNILKLWGDFTIGNQGEDVVAGLVQTLPISLSQQEIEMRDTDITLETDYPEIYTALDRWANELIYKHGWSPQEMEFTFESPKVQDLYLLQTRDMAMRELKSVMTFDPSEKTEEKFLGHGIGVSGGAMSGRMVFSLEEIDKWRELEPDTALILVRSDTVPDDIREIYAADGLLTARGGLTSHAAVVAHRLGKTCVVGCGKMVCDEKAGTARFNDLTLTSGGFISVDGQEGSVYRGSLAVRQA
- a CDS encoding DUF3786 domain-containing protein; the encoded protein is MARIDDYQQARDLAAEALARESLAAISRRSGFAEADDGLAVPFLTRRYRVDYPSFHFTDAADPAAEVPLQEQVLILHYLLGAEAGLPSQDWVAYREIPGASFYFSAFVKRAIEPLKKVFGANAVAFRKAAAALGGQAIGAGDAGFELRVFPRVAVQFILWEGDEEFGAEANILFNPGIQGRLSPEDIAWLAGMVVYRMMALSR
- a CDS encoding acetyl-CoA decarbonylase/synthase complex subunit gamma — translated: MALTGIQIFKLLPKTNCKECGVPTCLAFAMNLASGKASLDDCPYVSDEAREKLAEASAPPILPVAIGKGVRKFQVGGETVMYRHEKTFFNPTALGALVPSDIVADALKTKLKAWNALQYERVGLNLRPELVALKDVNGDKAAFGAAAKTIAETSEFNLVLMTDDVEVMKAGIEAAGFKQPLMYAATAANIDAYSALAKENGLPLAVKADSVEGLPPLTEKLVGMGIKTIVLDPGSREIKAALEDQVAIRRAALKNGNRAVGFPTIAFPCEMAGNLDMETLIASMFIAKYGSIVILSDFTGENLFPLLLERLNIFTDPQRPMTVTEDIYPINNPDENSPVLVTTNFALTYFIVSGEVEASKVPAWLLIKDSEGLSVMTAWAAGKFNGDEVGMFVKKCGIMDKVKHTELIIPGYAAAIAGDVEEELPGWTITVGPREAAHLSAFLKQKV
- a CDS encoding dihydropteroate synthase, producing MADKLIEVLRPKKDVGEFWVIGESLNVIGTKIGKAFKERDPKPIQEEALFQKSKGVDMIDINLGPAKKDGHELMPWVVEVVQEVVDDVPLVLDTSNIDAIEAALPKCKMPKMINSIMVRQARYERMVPIAAKYNADFCALMWGPEGLPRDENERAALLVELMTVANEAGIPNDQMWVDGLVTPVNIQQPQAISLMNFMDMLQEIMPGAMSTCGVSNISSGIPDHLRHVMNVTFTVMLNIHGMQSFIADCKDDITMALAHGKRPDIFEAIQATMDGNAPDLNSVSEEIRNYVKSCKVILGETLFSDSWLEV
- the cdhC gene encoding CO dehydrogenase/CO-methylating acetyl-CoA synthase complex subunit beta yields the protein MSKLVAFAAIQGGYNIVSKVEGLLKTTLEKHEAATKVGFPNTAYFLPVIYSLTGHKVETLEDMQKPLEIARKLLPPHLKGKHHLPYLGPLLDAGMAALFAFEIQEAIRYLEDPDFYLHSEEIDEEAGKIWLGAADDTVFRKRGVEFVDGSAPGFAAIVGAAPDPETAKLIVEEYQQKSLYIFCAANQNGTTVSQQLLEAGVQIGWNTRIVPFGPDISSAIFALGFANRAAMAFGGVQPGDYRKILLYNKNRIFAFVNALGDVNAEWAAAAAGCVNWGFPTLADTDIPEILPTGICTYEHVVANVKHEEMAQRSIEVRGLKVQVTKIDIPCAFGPAFEGERVRGADLFCQMGGGKTQCTELVKMAEMNEIEDGKVTVIGPDIPDLKQGDVLPLGIYVQVAGREFQADFEPIIERQIHHLVNYIQYVMHIGQRDIAWIRVSKAAVEKGFTFKDIGVVLHAKFHQDFTKIIDKVQVTLYTKKEDVDKLTARARAEYKMRDARVDTMTDESEETFYSCTLCQSFAPTHVCTVSPERTGLCGAYNWMDCKASYEINPTGPNQPIEKGECLDPKLGQWKGVNEFVTKASRGAITHYNFYSMVVDPMTTCGCCECIAALLPGCNGVMTVNREYAGETPCGMKFTTLAGVMGGGASSPGFVGHSKYNITQRKFIVGDGGLLRMVWMPKMLKEEIKDRIIARGKEMGCENLYDMIADETVGTTEEEIMSFLQEKGHPALTMEPIVG